From Planococcus halocryophilus, the proteins below share one genomic window:
- the addB gene encoding helicase-exonuclease AddAB subunit AddB, with the protein MSLRIVYGRAGAGKTRFVQEEIVDELKRQADGDPIFLIVPDQMSFSTEYRLAAAYNMNGMIRAQAVTFKRLAWRVLQEVGGISRREVDTFGYRMLIRSLLEDHREDFQLFRRAAGKKGFTDQIEQLVKEFARYCVDCGELNAIRSSLVEAGAPKTLLEKAEDLELILTEIESRLGKVFVDSEGHLALLSEKIPHSDLVKSSTIYIDGFVTFTAREYEILFELMKHAKSVTIALPMDEQTDPNDEQTLFYQSANTARRLTEQAAKEGIDIDNSVHLALPRRFVNPELEHIERHFDDFPTQKTQGEGNVSLVEASNRRAEMHAVARAIRDQVRNGFRYNEIAILYRQPEIYDELIHTIFPQYEIPYFISQKKSMLHHPLIEFSRSVLESMVSNYSYESIFRAVKTDLFFPQGPVTKWRERSDVLENFVIANGIYGKRWFDEKRWFYKKYRGLEFHTSIQTDEELAAQVELHAVRDLVREPLAQLKEQLKLSKTGRDIAESLFLFIEKMEVYAKIQDLREREESEHRLLAATEHEQAWNQWVGVLDQFVLMFGDKEIDLQTAVKILDEGFETLEFSRIPPSLDQVMVSKIDLARLMDIKSVFVVGANDGVLPKRIEQEGLLTDTDREWFAQIGFELAPTSKMRLMDETYMVYRAFTSASDLLTVSFPIADEEGKALLPSLYIQKLKDMLSIDTFPAVIDPEELVDASPMAYISHPRASLAYLTSQIRSGELSAEWRAVYNFYEDDPFWSSIIKRILSPIKPNKADPLRDAIAEPLYGTPISSSVSRVETYYGCPFAHYVAYGLRLEERSQYKLAAPAMGDLFHAAIKWISDEVLRLGVSWSSLTQKQCQNLAKEAIEQLSPYFVNHILMSSHRYRYIQHKLEGIIRQTAYMLSKHAKVSGFVPIALEVGFGPKETIPPLEISLDRGRKMNVRGRIDRIDSTDIHGKPYLRIVDYKSSKQGLDLSNVYHGLSLQTFTYLDVALTHSERWLGEEAEPAGVLYFHMHNPMLKLTKLLTAEELDEEMAKSFKMNGLVVEDPEVIEAMDNQIDGYSNVIPVRLNKSGAVSASQSKTLMKEDMQVVRRFVRNKHQNAGNGILEGDTSITPYKMKEDTPCQFCSYRSVCQFDPADPDQSYRKLTALSPDKAVELIRKETAADDTEKTN; encoded by the coding sequence GTGTCATTACGCATTGTTTATGGCAGAGCTGGAGCGGGGAAAACTCGTTTTGTTCAAGAAGAAATAGTGGATGAGTTAAAACGACAGGCAGATGGTGATCCGATATTTCTTATTGTACCGGATCAAATGTCATTTTCTACCGAATATCGATTAGCTGCTGCATACAATATGAATGGCATGATACGTGCGCAAGCGGTGACGTTTAAGCGATTGGCTTGGCGTGTGCTTCAAGAAGTAGGAGGCATTAGCAGGAGGGAAGTAGATACTTTTGGCTACCGTATGCTAATTCGTAGCTTGCTGGAAGATCATCGAGAGGATTTTCAATTGTTTCGAAGAGCTGCGGGAAAAAAAGGGTTTACTGATCAAATCGAACAATTAGTGAAAGAATTTGCTCGTTATTGTGTAGATTGCGGAGAATTAAACGCCATCCGTTCGTCATTAGTTGAAGCGGGTGCACCAAAAACATTACTCGAAAAAGCAGAAGATCTCGAGTTAATCCTTACTGAAATTGAAAGTCGTCTAGGAAAAGTATTTGTAGATTCTGAAGGTCATCTAGCCTTATTAAGTGAGAAAATACCACATTCTGATTTGGTGAAATCGTCGACTATTTACATCGATGGATTTGTCACCTTTACAGCTAGAGAGTATGAAATTCTTTTTGAATTAATGAAGCATGCTAAATCAGTAACGATTGCATTACCTATGGATGAACAAACTGATCCAAATGATGAACAAACCTTATTCTACCAGTCTGCTAATACAGCCCGTAGATTAACTGAACAAGCGGCGAAAGAGGGAATCGACATTGATAATTCGGTTCACTTAGCTTTGCCACGCCGTTTTGTGAACCCTGAACTAGAACATATTGAACGTCACTTTGATGACTTCCCAACACAAAAAACTCAAGGAGAGGGCAATGTCTCTTTAGTTGAAGCATCAAATAGAAGAGCTGAAATGCATGCGGTAGCACGCGCGATTAGAGACCAAGTGAGAAATGGTTTTCGTTACAATGAAATCGCCATTCTTTACAGACAACCTGAAATTTATGATGAACTGATCCATACAATTTTCCCGCAATATGAAATCCCTTATTTTATCAGCCAAAAAAAATCGATGCTTCATCATCCTTTGATTGAATTTAGTCGTTCAGTACTTGAATCGATGGTCTCGAATTATTCTTACGAATCGATTTTTCGTGCTGTCAAAACCGATTTGTTCTTTCCACAAGGACCTGTAACAAAATGGCGAGAAAGAAGTGATGTACTAGAGAACTTCGTCATCGCTAATGGTATATACGGAAAGCGTTGGTTTGATGAAAAACGCTGGTTTTATAAAAAATACCGCGGTTTGGAATTTCACACATCCATACAAACAGACGAAGAGCTAGCGGCGCAAGTAGAGCTTCATGCAGTACGTGACTTAGTAAGAGAACCTTTAGCTCAGTTAAAAGAACAATTAAAACTGAGTAAAACAGGACGAGATATAGCGGAATCTTTGTTTCTTTTTATAGAAAAAATGGAAGTCTATGCAAAAATTCAAGATTTACGAGAACGCGAAGAAAGTGAGCATCGCCTACTCGCTGCAACGGAACACGAGCAAGCATGGAATCAGTGGGTGGGTGTGTTAGATCAATTTGTATTAATGTTTGGCGATAAAGAAATTGATTTGCAAACAGCTGTAAAGATATTAGACGAAGGTTTTGAAACGTTAGAGTTTTCGCGTATACCCCCATCACTAGATCAAGTTATGGTATCAAAAATCGATTTAGCACGTTTAATGGATATTAAGTCGGTCTTCGTTGTCGGAGCGAATGACGGTGTTTTGCCGAAGCGTATCGAGCAAGAAGGACTGTTAACAGATACAGATCGTGAATGGTTTGCTCAAATTGGCTTTGAGCTGGCTCCAACATCGAAAATGCGCTTAATGGATGAGACTTATATGGTGTATCGTGCCTTTACATCTGCTTCTGATTTATTGACCGTCTCGTTTCCAATCGCAGATGAAGAAGGAAAAGCATTATTGCCATCTCTTTATATTCAAAAACTAAAGGATATGTTGTCAATTGATACCTTTCCTGCAGTCATTGACCCTGAAGAGCTTGTAGATGCTTCTCCTATGGCGTATATTTCGCATCCACGAGCGAGTTTGGCCTATTTAACTTCACAAATACGCAGTGGTGAATTATCAGCCGAATGGCGTGCAGTTTACAATTTTTACGAAGATGACCCGTTTTGGTCTTCTATTATTAAACGTATTTTATCGCCTATTAAACCAAATAAAGCAGATCCTCTTCGTGATGCTATTGCGGAACCTTTGTATGGAACACCCATTTCTTCTAGTGTATCGAGGGTTGAAACTTATTACGGCTGTCCGTTTGCGCATTATGTGGCTTATGGGTTACGTCTCGAAGAAAGAAGTCAATACAAATTAGCAGCACCTGCAATGGGGGACCTTTTCCATGCAGCGATAAAATGGATATCAGATGAAGTGCTTCGGCTTGGCGTATCGTGGTCTTCACTGACACAAAAACAATGCCAAAACTTAGCAAAAGAAGCGATTGAACAGCTGTCTCCTTATTTTGTTAATCATATATTAATGAGCTCACATCGCTATCGTTATATCCAGCATAAATTAGAAGGTATTATTCGCCAAACAGCCTATATGCTCAGCAAACACGCTAAAGTTTCGGGATTTGTACCGATTGCATTAGAAGTAGGGTTTGGACCAAAAGAAACGATTCCACCTCTTGAAATTTCTTTAGATCGTGGACGTAAGATGAACGTTCGAGGTCGGATTGATCGAATCGATTCTACTGACATTCACGGTAAACCTTATTTGCGTATCGTCGATTACAAATCATCTAAACAAGGTCTCGACCTGAGCAACGTTTATCATGGTTTATCTTTACAAACCTTTACTTACTTAGATGTTGCCCTAACTCATTCTGAACGTTGGCTGGGAGAAGAAGCAGAACCGGCTGGTGTGCTTTATTTTCATATGCACAATCCGATGTTAAAGCTAACAAAATTGCTGACAGCTGAAGAACTAGATGAAGAAATGGCCAAATCCTTTAAGATGAATGGCTTAGTCGTTGAAGATCCTGAAGTGATTGAAGCAATGGATAACCAAATTGATGGATATTCCAATGTAATTCCAGTACGACTCAACAAAAGCGGAGCAGTGTCTGCATCTCAATCAAAAACGTTGATGAAAGAAGACATGCAAGTTGTCCGCCGTTTTGTCCGCAATAAGCATCAAAACGCAGGCAATGGCATATTAGAAGGCGATACGAGTATCACGCCATATAAAATGAAAGAAGACACACCTTGTCAATTTTGTTCTTATCGTTCGGTTTGCCAATTTGACCCAGCAGATCCTGACCAAAGTTACCGGAAATTGACTGCTTTATCTCCTGATAAAGCAGTGGAATTGATCAGAAAGGAGACAGCTGCAGATGATACCGAAAAAACCAATTGA
- a CDS encoding TVP38/TMEM64 family protein: protein MENIVELTQSYKAFGPLIGFLLPFIEAFLPFLPLFVFVFANATAYGLWLGFLLSWGGSVIGAYAVFLLVRKYGRARFMNFMTRHDKVQKLIHWVERNGFGPLFLLLCLPFTPSALVNLVAGLSNIRKYYYLLTVMAGKLVMVFTISFVGYDLRALFTQPIRTAIVILVIILLYVIGKIFEKRLHKKVEEDFRLASEERKKHKQG, encoded by the coding sequence ATGGAAAATATTGTGGAGTTGACACAATCCTACAAGGCTTTTGGTCCGTTAATCGGATTCCTCTTGCCCTTTATTGAAGCTTTTTTACCGTTCTTGCCCTTATTTGTTTTTGTTTTTGCCAACGCTACAGCGTATGGTTTATGGTTAGGATTTTTACTTTCTTGGGGCGGTTCAGTAATTGGTGCATATGCCGTATTTTTATTGGTGCGCAAATATGGCAGAGCTCGTTTCATGAATTTCATGACACGGCATGACAAAGTTCAAAAGTTGATTCACTGGGTAGAGCGTAATGGCTTTGGTCCATTATTTTTATTGCTTTGTTTACCTTTTACTCCATCAGCACTTGTAAACTTAGTTGCCGGCTTATCAAACATTCGGAAATATTATTATTTATTAACGGTTATGGCAGGGAAACTTGTGATGGTGTTTACAATTTCGTTTGTCGGATACGACTTGCGTGCACTTTTCACACAACCGATCCGGACAGCAATTGTTATTTTAGTCATTATTTTATTGTATGTAATCGGGAAGATTTTTGAAAAACGTTTGCACAAAAAAGTGGAAGAAGATTTCCGTCTGGCTAGTGAAGAACGTAAAAAACACAAGCAAGGATGA
- a CDS encoding AzlC family ABC transporter permease encodes MNGREFSAGLKAGTSIAIGYFPIALTFGLLAKTTGLSLLEATAMSIFVFAGASQYIALSLITAGVAPIVIVLNTFVVNIRHFLMTAALNEKMAPDDRWKKALYAFGITDETFSVLATQKNQKITTGFAVGVITISYGSWVVFTSVGHLIGANLPQFLQAAMSIALYAMFIGLLVPSMHGNRKVVSLAVIAGAINSLFYFTGWLSTGWAIMVSTLASAIFIEWISRKGVKRS; translated from the coding sequence ATGAACGGACGTGAGTTTTCTGCCGGATTGAAGGCGGGAACTAGCATTGCAATCGGCTATTTCCCTATAGCATTAACCTTTGGTTTGTTAGCAAAAACTACTGGGCTTTCTCTACTAGAAGCTACTGCCATGAGTATTTTTGTGTTTGCAGGTGCCTCACAGTATATTGCATTGTCACTGATTACCGCTGGTGTAGCACCCATTGTCATCGTTTTAAATACGTTTGTTGTCAATATTCGGCATTTTCTTATGACGGCTGCACTCAATGAAAAAATGGCACCGGATGACAGATGGAAAAAAGCTTTGTACGCTTTTGGAATAACCGATGAAACATTTTCGGTTTTGGCCACGCAAAAAAACCAAAAAATCACCACTGGTTTTGCAGTTGGAGTTATCACTATTTCTTATGGAAGTTGGGTCGTGTTTACCTCAGTCGGTCATTTAATTGGCGCAAATCTTCCTCAGTTTCTTCAAGCTGCCATGTCGATTGCACTTTACGCTATGTTTATCGGTTTATTAGTTCCTTCGATGCATGGTAATCGTAAAGTTGTCAGTTTGGCTGTCATTGCCGGAGCGATTAATTCTCTTTTTTATTTCACAGGATGGTTATCGACAGGGTGGGCCATCATGGTCTCTACTTTAGCTTCGGCCATTTTTATTGAATGGATTTCCAGGAAAGGTGTGAAAAGATCATGA
- a CDS encoding AzlD domain-containing protein: MSSWYWWMVLGMAIVTYIPRAIPLTFLEGRELPEAVQNVLRNIPYAVLGALIFPAVFFIQENIWFGVIGAVAAFGIAITGANVMIVVLGSIAALAIFSGFL, from the coding sequence ATGAGTTCTTGGTATTGGTGGATGGTCCTTGGTATGGCTATTGTAACTTATATTCCGCGTGCTATTCCGCTGACGTTTTTAGAGGGCCGTGAGTTGCCGGAAGCGGTTCAAAACGTGTTACGAAATATACCTTACGCTGTGTTAGGCGCGCTGATTTTTCCAGCTGTCTTTTTTATTCAAGAAAATATTTGGTTCGGCGTGATCGGCGCTGTTGCAGCATTCGGTATCGCAATCACAGGAGCTAACGTAATGATTGTCGTTCTTGGTTCGATTGCTGCCCTTGCAATCTTTAGTGGGTTTTTATAA